TTAATGTGAATTATTCATCCATCTTTGGCTTGATTTCTTCCATGTAGTAACACTCGATGGTATCGCCAATCTTGATATCATTGAAGTTTTCAATGCCGATACCACAGTCATAACCTTGTGCAACTTCTTTAACGTCGTCCTTGAAGCGTCTGAGTGATGAAATGTTCCCATCATAGACTATGATTCCGTTTCTAAGAACTCTTGCCTTGAGATTGCGCTGGATCTTGCCGTTTGAAACCATTACTCCGGCGATTGTGCCTACCTTTGGAATGCTGAATGCCTCAACTACTTCCGCGCGTCCCATGACACGTTCCTCGTAAGTAGAATCCATGAGGCCGATCATGGCGTTCTTGATGTCCTTGATAGCATCGTAGATGATGTTGTAGAAACGCATGTCAACATTTTCTTCTTCTGCCATTTCATGAACTTTTGCGCCAGGACGGACGTTAAATCCGAGTATGATGGCATTTGAAACAGCCGCCAGCGATACATCCGACTCTGTAACAGTACCTGTAGCTGAGTGAATAACATTGATCTTCACTTCGCTGGTAGAAAGCTTGGACAACGATTCCTTGAGTGCTTCAATGGATCCATGAACGTCAGCCTTGAGTATGAGGTTAAGGTCTTTAACTATGCCTTCCTCAAGCTTTTCGAACAGGCCTTCGAGGCTCATTCTGCTATTTTTTGCCAATTCTTTTGCTCTCTGTTTCTGGGCTCTGTCCTGGCTAATCTGTCTCGCATCTTTTTCACTCTTGCACTCGATGATTTCATCGCCAGCCATTGGAACACCTGAAAGACCAAGAACTTCTACAGGGATTGACGGGCCAGCTTCGTCAGCCTTTTGTCCCTTGTCGTTGATCATGGCTCTTACTCTGCCGTACTGGATACCGCAGACTATGTATTTCCCTGGCTTTAACGTTCCTTCCTGGATAAGAACCGTAGCAACAGGGCCTCTTCCTGAATCGAGCTTGGCTTCAATTACGTGGCCTCTTGCCATTTTCTCAGGATTAGCCTTGAGATCGAGGAATTCAGCCTGGAGAAGTATCATTTCAAGGAGGGCATCAATGTTTATGGCCTGCTTTGCAGACACATGAACAAATATGACATCACCGCCCCAGTCTTCTGCAAGTACACCATGATCAGACAGCTCTCTCTTAACTCTGTCAGGATCAGCGTCAGGCTTGTCGATTTTGTTTACTGCAACAATTATAGGAACGCCGGCAGCTTTTGCATGGTTTATGGCTTCAATTGTCTGGGGCATTACTCCGTCATCAGCAGCAACAACAAGAATAACTAAGTCCGTAATTTTGGCTCCGCGTGAACGCATTGAGGTAAATGCCTCATGTCCGGGAGTATCGAGGAATGTGATCATGCCTCTATCTGTTGTTACGCTGTAAGCACCGATATGCTGTGTAATACCGCCAGCTTCGAAATTGGCAACTTTTGTCTTTCTTATGACGTCAAGAAGAGATGTTTTCCCGTGGTCAACATGGCCCATTATTGTAACGACCGGAGCTCTTGTTATAAGAGATTCTGGTGCGTCAACTTCCTGGGCTATAAGTGTGTCTTCCTCAAAAGACGCTTTTTCAACTTCAAAGCTGAATTCAGAGGCTACGAGAACGGCTGTGTCGTAATCAATGGTTTGGTTTACTGTCGCCATGACCCCAAGCTCCATGAGCTTTGCGATCATTTCATTGGCTTTTATGCCCATGCGTTTTGCAAGTTCAGCCAGAATGATGGTTTCGTCAACCTTGATTCTTCTCTTGATGGCTTTAGGAACAGTAAGCTGGGTCTTCTGTGGCTCAGGCTTGGCCTTTCCGCCCTTCTTTTTCTTTCCGAATCTTCCTGACTCGCTGTACAGAGCATTGCCCTCAACAACTTCTTTTTTGCTGAAGGTTTTTTTCTTGCCCTTTTTGTCCCAGCTGTCTCCACCGCCGCCGCCATGACGTTTCTTTGCCTTGTCATCGGAAGGCTCCGCATTTACCACAGGAGCGATGACTTTTTCTTCAGGCTCGATTATAGGCACGTCTACGACAACAGGCCTTCTTTCGGGCTTGAATGTTTTTTTAGGCGTAATTTCAGGAATGAAATCAGGCAATTTGATGATTCTCGCAGCCGTAGGTTTTTTTCCTTTTTTCTTGGACTTAGAAGACCCCTTGTCTTCTTCCCCGCTGTCATCGGTTTCAGGTTTAACTGAAGTGTCCATGGGCTTTGCTGGGGCTCCTTGCTTGTCCTGTCTTGGAGTTTCTGATCCTGGAATAAAAGGCGGTTCGGCCTTTTTGTCCTCTTCGGCGATTATTTCCGCTATAACTGTTTTTACATTCTCTGGTTCGGAAGGTCTCTGAACAGAAACTGTTTCTGTTTCATGCACTGGCCTTGTTTCCCTTTTTTTGTGATGCTCTGCCTGTTTGTGTTCCTGGGCCGGAGTTTTATTTTCTTTTGTGCTTTGCTTCATTACTTCTTCAGGTTGCTCAAGAAGCTCAGGCCTGAAAATAACCTTTGCCGCAGAATGTTTTCCTGATGCATCCTTTTTTCTGGGCTGATGCCCATCCTGTTTTTCTGCAAACGTGTTGCCCGGCAGATCTGATTCTATCTTTTCAGATTGAGTCTGCTCTGCTTCATGATCATCAGGTTCTGCTATCATATCGGTTTCAGATATTTCTGCATGTGCTTCGAAGGATTCTTCTACTGCTGCTTCTGCAAGGGAATCTTCTGCTTTGGCTGCTGTTTCCTGATTGAGTTCCGGAGTTTCGGCGTTAGCTTTTCTTCTGCGGATGACAGTCGGTTTGTTTTTGTCGTCGTCTTCGGCTTTTTTCCCTGCTACCTGTTCTTTGATTAGTTTTACTGCGTCATCCTCCAGCGAGCTCATATGGCTTCTGACGTCGATATCCAACTGCATGATCTTGTCAAGAAGCGCTTTATGCGACATCCCCAGCTCTTTGGCCAATTCGTATACTCTGATTTTCGCCATCCGTCCCCCTTCCTATAAAAAACACAGGCTATTTCTGAACACCTGAACTTGCGGCAATTTTAGATAATTTTACTATTCTTTTGTTTCCTGATCAGGGAGAGAAGCTGATTCCTGAATGATATTCTCTTCCGGTTCCTGATCAGTGTCGTCGATTTCTTGGTCAAGAAGGGCAGCTGACTCCTGAATGATTTTCTCTGCGTCTTCCAGTGTCATACCTTCTACTGCCATGAGATCGTCGGTCGATGCATCTCTTATAATTTCAGGGGACACGAATCCATGCTCGTAAAGCTTTTCGGCAAGCACCATTCCAATGGAAGGGAGTATCATGAGTGCATCATACCCTTCTTTTAGTGCCTTGCTGTATTTCTCTTCGCTAATGACATCAAGACGCCAGCCTGTGAGTTTGGATGCAAGTCTGACGTTCTGACCTTTTTTCCCTATGGCAATCGAAAGAGATTCCGTCGGAACAATCACTTCCATTGATTTGTTGTCTTCATCAATTATGACCCTTGCTATTTCAGCAGGGGCAAGGGCGTTGCATACAAATTTTGCCTGATCCATATCCCAGGCAATAATATCGATTTTTTCGCCCCTTAGTTCCTGGACGACATTCTGTACCCTGTTGCCTTTAACGCCGACGCATGCGCCAACCGGATCAATGCCCATCTCTATGGAGGATACGGCTATTTTGCCGCGGCTTCCAGGCTCTCTCGCAGCTGCCTGTATAAGGACGATTCCTTCGTTTATTTCAGGTACTTCGGCCTTGAATAGGTTTATCAGGAAGCTCGGATGGGTTCTTGTAAGAACTATCTGCGGCCCCCTTGCATCATGAAGTACTTTCATGATGTTGGCCCTGATTCTGTCGCCTCTTCTGTATATTTCCCTCGGGATCTGCTCCCTTGCTGGAAGAAGGGCGTCGGTCTGGCCGAGATTGACAATTATGTCTCCGCGGTCGATCCGTTGGACAATACCGTTTATTATTTCCCCCTTGCGGTTGATAAAACCTTCGTATACCGCATCTTTTTCAGCATCCTTCATCTTCTGTATGATGACCTGTTTTGCTGACTGAGCCGCGATTCGGCCAAAAAGGGCGGTATCCATTTTAATGCCGAGGCTGTCACCAGGCTCGCATTCAGGATCAAGTTCCCTGCCTTCCGCGAGATTGATCTGGGTAGCGGGGTCCGTAACTTTGGTTACGACTTCCTTGAACTGAAATACTTCTATCTCGCCAGTTACCGGCTTGTACTGAACCTCTATTTCCGCATGTGGGCCAAGTTTTTTTCTTGCTGCAGAAGCTATAGCCTCTTCTATTGTTTTAATCAGAACACTGGAATCTATCCCCTTGTCGCGGCTAACCTGATCTATAACCCTTTTAATTTCATTAAACATCATTTTTCTCCGAATTCATAAACCAGCCTCGCGGTGGATATGTTTGCTTGGGGGATTTGCACAGGACCCTTGATGGTTTCAAGGATCAAGCGTCCTTCTTCAATGCCGAGAATTGTGCCTGTAAAGGTTTTCTGGTCGTTGATAAGGGTTTTGACTTTTACCCGCGCTTTTTTACCTGCAAATCTTACGAAATCAGACTCCTTGGCAAGAGGCCTGTCCAATCCCGGAGACGAAACCTCCAGTGTGTATGCACCTGAATTTTCAAGCAAGATGTCGAGCATGTCTCCCAGCTGTCTGCTGACAAGTGTGCAGTCTTCAAGGGAAACGCCGCCCTCTTTGTCTATATAAATTCTGAGAATGCGTCTTCCTCCCTGGGAAAGGAACTCTGCATGCACGAATTCCATGCCCTCTGCCCCGCACAGAGAAGATGCTGTATCCTTGATCTTGATCATTGTTTCGTTTTGCGTCGACAACCCGTTATCTCCTGGTTTTAATCCAGCCCTTTTACACAAAAAAGAAACGGGCGCAGAGCCCGTTTTTTCTGGTGCAGACAGACGCAATGCTGTTTGCCAGGCCATTCCCGACCCGTCAGGATCAAGAATTCTTTTGAGCATATACAGATATGTATATGAATAAAACATAACTATAAAATAAGTATGAGGAAATTGTCAATGATTAAAATTGGTTGGCCTGTCGTGACTGGTTTGTGACAAACGACGCCCAACTTTTTTGAGGATGAAGCCCTCCGGATAGGTGTGGCCAGAGGGCTTTTTGATTTCTTCGGCATTCAGGCCATAATATTTTCAGCCAGGATGCGGATAAAGTCATCTATGGCGATACGGCGCCTAATCCCGTTCTCAATTCATCAGATATCCTGTTGTGGATCTTGTTCACAGCATCATCTTCGAGTGTTGATTCGGCTGATCTGTACACGAAACGGACAGATACGCTTCTTTTTTCCTCCGGTACGGGAGTCCCTTCATAAACAGCGCACACCCATGATGTCTCAAGCAGAGATTCTTTCATTGATCCTATTTTTTCCATAATCTCGGCTGAGCTTATGGCTTTGTCAATGATAAGGGTTATATCCCTGGATGTAGATGGGTACTTGGGTGTTTGTTTGTACTGTCTGTCTGAAGTATAATTCTGTTTTACAATGTCAAGGTTCAGTTCCATGAAAAGGGCTGACTGCTTGATGTCGTAGGCTTTCAGGACAGCAGGATTGATTTCGCCGAGAATGCCCGCTTCTTTACCGTCTATGCTTATTTTTGTGCAGTATCCAGGTCTTGCATAAGGATACAGATCAAGATCAGGTTTTTCAAAAACTACGTTTCTGATTCTGAGATTATCAAATATTGCCTCTGCAGCGCCTTTTATATCATAAAAGTCCACTGAGTCGGATTTTGAATGCCAGGTATTTGGTTCTCTTACGCCAGTCCATGCAATTGAAAGTGTTTCTGTCTCCTTGGGGAGCTTTTCATTAATAACAGGCATGAATGTCTTGCCAACTTCAAACATTCTGAGGTTTCTTTCCTGCTGGGAAATATTTTTCCTCATCGTGTCAAATATTCCAGGCAAGAGGCTTGTTCTCATTACGGCTAATTCTTCAGAGAGCGGGTTTAGGATCTCCACGCTGTTTCTTCTTGAATCAATTTCAGATAGTCCCAGGCGGTCATAGCTTTTCGGGCTTATGAAGCTGTAATTGATTGCTTCATAGAAACCCAGCCCGGTCAGAATTCTTTTTATCATCATCCTGAACTCGAATGTCGACGCTGGTGTCCTGTCTGCCGTTGCAATGGCAGGGAAGGTGACCGGGATATTGTCATACCCAGAAAGCCTTGCTATTTCTTCCATGAGATCTTCCGGGATTGTTACGTCAACCCTGAAAGAAGGAGGTACTGCTACAATTATATCTCCTTCAATCTGGGTTTCGAACTCAATACTTCTCAGCATATCGGCCATCATGGACGGACTGAAATTTGTGCCAAGTAGTCTGTTTGTTCTTGTTGCGCTTATGCTGATCGGTTTCGGAGCGAATTTAACCGGATTGACATCAATCGTGCCATCTGTGAGTCTGCCTCCGGTCAGTTCTGCAATGAGGGTTGCTGCTCTTTCCGCCGCATATAATGTCCCAAGAGGATCAATTCCTCTTTCAAATCTGTGGGATGCGTCTGTTCCAAGACCCAAAACCTTTGCAGTCTTTCTTATGGATGCGGGATTGAAATATGCGCTCTCAAGCAGGATATTGACCGTGCTGTCGCTTATTTCGGAGTTCTCTCCGCCCATTACTCCAGCTATTGCGACAGGCTTTTCCCCGTCGCATATCATGAGCATTCCATCTTCAAGTTTTCTTTTTTTGCTGTCCAGGGTGGTGAACTCGTCGCCTTCCTTTGCTGTCCTGACAATTATCTGTTTGCCGGCAAGGTTGTCATAGTCAAAGGCATGGAGGGGCTGGCCGGTTTCAAGCATTACGAAGTTGGTTATATCAACTACATTGTTGATCGGCTTGAGTCCGACTGATTTGAGTCTGTCCTGAAGCCACGCCGGTGACGGAGCTATCTTTGCGCCTAAGATTATTTTTGCCGCATATCTTGGGCAGAGTTCAGGATTTTCGATTACAACTATTGCAAGACCTGCCGCTTCGCCGCCTGCTTCTGATATCTTCAGTTCTGGCTTGGTTATCTTTGATTTCTGGATCGAGGCCACTTCACGCGCAATACCTAATATGCTGAGGCAGTCAGCCCTGTTTGGTGTCAATCCTATCTCAAAAACATGATCAGAAAGGTTCAGGGCCTTATTAAGAGGCGTACCAGGAGCTATTGAGGCGTCAAGCTCCAGTAGTCCGCCAGCCGCTTCTCCTATCTCAAGTTCTCTTGCGCTGCATAGCATTCCTGATGAAGATTCGCCCCTTATTTTTCCTTGTTTTATAACGCTGCCGTCAGGCATTACGCATCCAGGCAGAGCAAGCGGAACAATCATTCCCTCTTTTGCGTTGGGTGCTCCGCAGACGATATCTATGGTCTCTTTTCCCGTAAAAACCTTGCAAAGTTTGAGTTTGTCAGCATTGGGGTGGGGCGCTGTTTTTTCAATTCTTGCGGCTACGATTGTTTCGAGCCATGCGAATCTGTCGTGTAGAGCGTCCACTTCCAGCCCTGTCATGGTTAGAGCTGCGGAAAGTTCGTCTATGCCTGTGTTTATGGTCACATATTGGCTAAGCCAGTTGGTGCTGAATTTCATTTTAGAATTGTCCTAAAAACCTGATGTCGTTTTCGTAGAATTTTCTAAGATCGTCTATGCCGTATTTGAGCATGGCGATTCGCTCGACGCCTGTTCCGAAAGCAAAGCCCGAATACTTTCCAGGCTCATATCCAGCCTTTTCAAAGACATAAGGATGAACCATTCCGGAGCCAAGGATTTCAAGCCATCCGGTCTGGGAGCAGACTCTGCATCCTTTACCCCTGCACATCACGCACTCTATGTCGACTTCAGCGCTTGGTTCCGTGAAAGGGAAAAAACTTGGTCTGAATCTCAGCTTCACATTTTTGTCAAAAATCTGATGGACAAAGATTGTGAGAATACCTTTAAGATCGCTGAAGCTTATGTTCTCGTCGACAAGCAGTCCCTCCACCTGATTGAACATTGGTGTGTGGGTATGGTCAGAATCGCATCTGTATACTTTGCCAGGCGCTATTATTCTGATTGGAGGCTTGCTTTTTTCCATGACCCTTGCCTGCATAGGCGAGGTATGGGTTCTGAGAACCACGTCTCCGGATACATAAAAAGTATCCTGCATGTCTCTCGCCGGATGATTTTTAGGGATGTTGAGCGCCTCAAAATTGTAGTAATCGCTTTCGACTTCAGGACCTTCGGCAATTTCAAAACCAAGGCGAAGAAATATGCTGCATATTTCCTCGGTGACCTTGGTGATTGGATGGAGGTTTCCCTGATAGGCTGGGCGTCCGGGAAGAGTGATATCAATTCCAGGAGCTTTTCTTGCAATATCAGCCTCGATTTTTTCAGTCGCCTTTTCAATGGCCTCCTCAATTTCCTTTTTAAGGATATTGGTGAGCTTGCCAGCCAAAGGTTTTTGATCTGCGGGCAGATTTGCAACATTTCTCAGCATAAGGGTTAAGGAACCTTTTCTGCCAATGTACTTGACAGAAACGTTCTGTAAAGACTCAAGGTCTTTGGCTTCATTGACAGCGCAAAGCGCTTCTTCCCGAATCTGTTTGAGTTCTTTTTCCACGGCTATATCTGAAATCCAGAAGTTATTGTAAATTTAGACGGTTCGGTAGTTTGTTGCGCTTTTGCAAGTCAGATACTTACCCGTCAGCATTTTTATGGTTATGTAATTCCAGTTCGCATTCAGAATCTTAAACTTTTAACCGATGTACCATTCTAAAGGCTTGTGGAGCGGATATTAAAAAAGCCCATGCGGTTTAAATCCGCATGGGCTTCTATTTTTTCATGACAAAAAAATACTAATTTGCCAGTTGGCCTGCAGCTGTTTCAGCTATTTTGGTGAAAGCTGCAGGATCAGAAATGGCAAGTTCGGCAAGAACCTTGCGGTCAAGTTCAATGCCAGCCTTATGAAGGCCGCCTATGAATTTGCTGTATGAAAGTCCGTTCATTCTTGCCGCAGCATTTATACGTACAATCCAGAGAGCTCTGAAATCGCGTTTCTTTGCTCTTCTGTCACGGAATGCGTACATGAGCGCACGGTCAACTGTATCCGCCGCGCTGCGGAAAAGCTTACTTCTTCCGCCTCTGAAGCCCTTGGCTAATTTTAAAATCTTGTTACGTCTTCTTCTTGCCTTAAAGCCCCTCTTAATTCTCATTTTAATCTCCTCAAAATTTTCCGCTGTATACGCGGATGTGATTGTGTCTGATCCCTTTTCCGGCAATTCCGTAAGTGGAAAGAAGTCTGTCCCGGCTTTTCATATTAGTTACCTGGCTACCTATAGCCGCCCAAGGTTTGAAAGGCCTCGCCGGATGGCTTCATGACACCATTCAGATCCAAATCCGTCTATCTGCTATGCGTTTGGCAGAAGGTGACGGATTTCACGCATATTTGACTTGTCGATAATCTGACCCTGGCGAAGTTGACGCTTGCGCTTTGTGGTCTTCTTTGTGAGGATATGGCTTGAATTTGCTTTTTGATATGCAAATTTACCAGACCCGGTTTTTTTGAACCGCTTGGCAGCGGATCTATTGGTTTTGATCTTGGGCATCGGAAATCTCCTTGGAATGCAAAAAAATATCCCTAATCTAAAATAAACAAAAAAACTGTCACTGTTTTCAGTGGCCAGTTTCAAAAGTCGGCATAATAAACATAAGGTCTATCTGCGTCAATAATAAAAATGCGGATAGATAATTAATAACCCCAAAAAAGACGTGAAAAAACACTCCAGTCGCATGAATTCTAACCGGAGTGAAGGCCTGTTTTTGGCGCCTGCCTTGTGATCAGCCTTAAAGAGATAGGCTCAAAGAAGGACTTTAAATAATAACCATAGGGAAGCTTTTATGCCCGCAAAATCCGGGGTTACTGAGCTTTTGGCGCTACAACCATTACCATTGCCCTGCCTTCGAATTTTGCGTCACTCTCAATGGTCGCAATTTCTGTTATTTCTGCGGCAATCTTGGTAAGCAGTTCTTTTGCCTGTTCTGACATGGTTATTTCCCTGCCCCTGAAAACAACGGTGATCTTGACCTTGTCTTTCTTTTCAAGAAATTCCTTGATATGTCTTATCTTGGTCTGAAGGTCGTGTTCTCCTGTCTTGGGACGGAGCTTTATTTCTTTAAGCTGGAAGGTCGCCTGTTTCTTTTTGGCTTCCTGATTCTTCTTAGTCTGCTCGTATTTGAACTTGCCATAGTCCATTATTTTGCAGACAGGAGGGCTGACGTTGGGTGAAACTTCAACGAGATCAAGCGCTCTCTCGCTTGCGGCTGCAAGGGCTTCGTGGAGTTGAAGGATTCCGAGCTGTCTTCCTTCGTTGTCGATGACCCTGACTTCTCTGGCCCTAATATTACGATTTATTCTGAGTTGTTGTTCAGCAGCGATGCCTACACCTCCTGAGACAGTGTTGTTATTAACGGTGATTCTATCACCGATGATGAATGGTATACAGGTATTATTACATCAGGCTTGTTTACTATGATAAAGGGTAATATTGCAAGATAAAAAATGTGGATTTTATAAGGATTATCAGTTTGTTCCGACTTTTTTCAGATTGTCTCCAAAGTGTATTTTGCAAGAAGGCTGTCTTTTAGGTAATCGTTCGAAGGACTTGAAAAGAATTTCTTGAAAATTTGGAGGCTTTCGTTTCTCATTATTCCTGGAACAATCTGTATTCCTGAGTCCCTGTAAAGAGGAGGCAGATTTTCAAGAATGCATGAAGTACCTCCACCCATGGTGTCTTCATAAGCATAAACCATTTTTTTTATTCCGCTTATGATTATTGCTCCAA
The nucleotide sequence above comes from Desulforegula conservatrix Mb1Pa. Encoded proteins:
- the infB gene encoding translation initiation factor IF-2, producing MAKIRVYELAKELGMSHKALLDKIMQLDIDVRSHMSSLEDDAVKLIKEQVAGKKAEDDDKNKPTVIRRRKANAETPELNQETAAKAEDSLAEAAVEESFEAHAEISETDMIAEPDDHEAEQTQSEKIESDLPGNTFAEKQDGHQPRKKDASGKHSAAKVIFRPELLEQPEEVMKQSTKENKTPAQEHKQAEHHKKRETRPVHETETVSVQRPSEPENVKTVIAEIIAEEDKKAEPPFIPGSETPRQDKQGAPAKPMDTSVKPETDDSGEEDKGSSKSKKKGKKPTAARIIKLPDFIPEITPKKTFKPERRPVVVDVPIIEPEEKVIAPVVNAEPSDDKAKKRHGGGGGDSWDKKGKKKTFSKKEVVEGNALYSESGRFGKKKKGGKAKPEPQKTQLTVPKAIKRRIKVDETIILAELAKRMGIKANEMIAKLMELGVMATVNQTIDYDTAVLVASEFSFEVEKASFEEDTLIAQEVDAPESLITRAPVVTIMGHVDHGKTSLLDVIRKTKVANFEAGGITQHIGAYSVTTDRGMITFLDTPGHEAFTSMRSRGAKITDLVILVVAADDGVMPQTIEAINHAKAAGVPIIVAVNKIDKPDADPDRVKRELSDHGVLAEDWGGDVIFVHVSAKQAINIDALLEMILLQAEFLDLKANPEKMARGHVIEAKLDSGRGPVATVLIQEGTLKPGKYIVCGIQYGRVRAMINDKGQKADEAGPSIPVEVLGLSGVPMAGDEIIECKSEKDARQISQDRAQKQRAKELAKNSRMSLEGLFEKLEEGIVKDLNLILKADVHGSIEALKESLSKLSTSEVKINVIHSATGTVTESDVSLAAVSNAIILGFNVRPGAKVHEMAEEENVDMRFYNIIYDAIKDIKNAMIGLMDSTYEERVMGRAEVVEAFSIPKVGTIAGVMVSNGKIQRNLKARVLRNGIIVYDGNISSLRRFKDDVKEVAQGYDCGIGIENFNDIKIGDTIECYYMEEIKPKMDE
- the nusA gene encoding transcription termination factor NusA, which gives rise to MMFNEIKRVIDQVSRDKGIDSSVLIKTIEEAIASAARKKLGPHAEIEVQYKPVTGEIEVFQFKEVVTKVTDPATQINLAEGRELDPECEPGDSLGIKMDTALFGRIAAQSAKQVIIQKMKDAEKDAVYEGFINRKGEIINGIVQRIDRGDIIVNLGQTDALLPAREQIPREIYRRGDRIRANIMKVLHDARGPQIVLTRTHPSFLINLFKAEVPEINEGIVLIQAAAREPGSRGKIAVSSIEMGIDPVGACVGVKGNRVQNVVQELRGEKIDIIAWDMDQAKFVCNALAPAEIARVIIDEDNKSMEVIVPTESLSIAIGKKGQNVRLASKLTGWRLDVISEEKYSKALKEGYDALMILPSIGMVLAEKLYEHGFVSPEIIRDASTDDLMAVEGMTLEDAEKIIQESAALLDQEIDDTDQEPEENIIQESASLPDQETKE
- a CDS encoding ribosome maturation factor RimP — protein: MSTQNETMIKIKDTASSLCGAEGMEFVHAEFLSQGGRRILRIYIDKEGGVSLEDCTLVSRQLGDMLDILLENSGAYTLEVSSPGLDRPLAKESDFVRFAGKKARVKVKTLINDQKTFTGTILGIEEGRLILETIKGPVQIPQANISTARLVYEFGEK
- the pheT gene encoding phenylalanine--tRNA ligase subunit beta yields the protein MKFSTNWLSQYVTINTGIDELSAALTMTGLEVDALHDRFAWLETIVAARIEKTAPHPNADKLKLCKVFTGKETIDIVCGAPNAKEGMIVPLALPGCVMPDGSVIKQGKIRGESSSGMLCSARELEIGEAAGGLLELDASIAPGTPLNKALNLSDHVFEIGLTPNRADCLSILGIAREVASIQKSKITKPELKISEAGGEAAGLAIVVIENPELCPRYAAKIILGAKIAPSPAWLQDRLKSVGLKPINNVVDITNFVMLETGQPLHAFDYDNLAGKQIIVRTAKEGDEFTTLDSKKRKLEDGMLMICDGEKPVAIAGVMGGENSEISDSTVNILLESAYFNPASIRKTAKVLGLGTDASHRFERGIDPLGTLYAAERAATLIAELTGGRLTDGTIDVNPVKFAPKPISISATRTNRLLGTNFSPSMMADMLRSIEFETQIEGDIIVAVPPSFRVDVTIPEDLMEEIARLSGYDNIPVTFPAIATADRTPASTFEFRMMIKRILTGLGFYEAINYSFISPKSYDRLGLSEIDSRRNSVEILNPLSEELAVMRTSLLPGIFDTMRKNISQQERNLRMFEVGKTFMPVINEKLPKETETLSIAWTGVREPNTWHSKSDSVDFYDIKGAAEAIFDNLRIRNVVFEKPDLDLYPYARPGYCTKISIDGKEAGILGEINPAVLKAYDIKQSALFMELNLDIVKQNYTSDRQYKQTPKYPSTSRDITLIIDKAISSAEIMEKIGSMKESLLETSWVCAVYEGTPVPEEKRSVSVRFVYRSAESTLEDDAVNKIHNRISDELRTGLGAVSP
- the pheS gene encoding phenylalanine--tRNA ligase subunit alpha, translated to MEKELKQIREEALCAVNEAKDLESLQNVSVKYIGRKGSLTLMLRNVANLPADQKPLAGKLTNILKKEIEEAIEKATEKIEADIARKAPGIDITLPGRPAYQGNLHPITKVTEEICSIFLRLGFEIAEGPEVESDYYNFEALNIPKNHPARDMQDTFYVSGDVVLRTHTSPMQARVMEKSKPPIRIIAPGKVYRCDSDHTHTPMFNQVEGLLVDENISFSDLKGILTIFVHQIFDKNVKLRFRPSFFPFTEPSAEVDIECVMCRGKGCRVCSQTGWLEILGSGMVHPYVFEKAGYEPGKYSGFAFGTGVERIAMLKYGIDDLRKFYENDIRFLGQF
- the rplT gene encoding 50S ribosomal protein L20; this encodes MRIKRGFKARRRRNKILKLAKGFRGGRSKLFRSAADTVDRALMYAFRDRRAKKRDFRALWIVRINAAARMNGLSYSKFIGGLHKAGIELDRKVLAELAISDPAAFTKIAETAAGQLAN
- the rpmI gene encoding 50S ribosomal protein L35; the protein is MPKIKTNRSAAKRFKKTGSGKFAYQKANSSHILTKKTTKRKRQLRQGQIIDKSNMREIRHLLPNA
- the infC gene encoding translation initiation factor IF-3; protein product: MPFIIGDRITVNNNTVSGGVGIAAEQQLRINRNIRAREVRVIDNEGRQLGILQLHEALAAASERALDLVEVSPNVSPPVCKIMDYGKFKYEQTKKNQEAKKKQATFQLKEIKLRPKTGEHDLQTKIRHIKEFLEKKDKVKITVVFRGREITMSEQAKELLTKIAAEITEIATIESDAKFEGRAMVMVVAPKAQ